From the genome of Colwellia psychrerythraea 34H, one region includes:
- a CDS encoding VF530 family DNA-binding protein, with translation MDNQPYNPLHGLTLKTIVTELEAYFGFETLGKTIKIKCFTDDPSIQSTLKFLRKTPWAREKVEQLYIKNKIKIQNSFESGDLD, from the coding sequence ATGGATAACCAGCCTTATAACCCTCTTCATGGCCTAACTCTCAAGACCATAGTTACTGAATTAGAAGCCTACTTTGGTTTTGAAACGTTAGGTAAAACAATCAAAATTAAATGTTTTACTGATGACCCAAGTATTCAATCTACATTAAAGTTTCTGCGTAAAACGCCGTGGGCTAGAGAAAAGGTTGAGCAGCTTTACATTAAAAATAAAATTAAAATTCAAAATTCATTTGAATCAGGTGATTTGGATTAG